In Nicotiana tabacum cultivar K326 chromosome 11, ASM71507v2, whole genome shotgun sequence, a single window of DNA contains:
- the LOC107825009 gene encoding S-adenosyl-L-methionine:benzoic acid/salicylic acid carboxyl methyltransferase 3-like, whose product MEVAKVLHMNEGIGEASYAKNSLLQQKVILMTKSIRDEAIAALYRSLSPETICIADLGCSSGPNTFLVISGLTKTIYEECKSNGQKQSPEFHVFLNDLPGNDFNTIFRSLPAFYEDLRKQMGDGFDPNCFVTGVAGSFYTRLFPSQSLHFVHSSYSIHWISQVPDGIEDNKGSIYVSRTSPTTVVKAYYEQYERDFVTFLKYRSKELVKGGRMILTMLGRNNEDLYSKGCHYVWEPLAMALKELAAMGLIEEEKVNSFNIPIYHLSPAEVKYIVEKEGSFTIDVLETSELHIDVSDETCSNTGRSGVQSDSHLCKDREKATPRDCINSDNMANSLRPLAEPLLVSHFGTELNMDQVFNKCREIFVNCMAKEKTTFTNVIISMTKRN is encoded by the exons CAATAAGAGATGAAGCCATAGCTGCACTCTACCGCAGCCTTTCCCCAGAAACAATTTGTATTGCGGACTTAGGTTGCTCCTCTGGACCAAACACTTTTCTCGTAATTTCCGGACTCACTAAAACTATTTATGAAGAATGCAAAAGCAATGGCCAAAAACAGTCGCCGGAATTTCATGTTTTCTTGAATGATCTTCCCGGAAATGATTTCAATACCATTTTCCGGTCGTTGCCGGCGTTCTACGAAGATTTGAGGAAACAGATGGGAGATGGATTTGATCCTAATTGCTTTGTTACCGGAGTTGCTGGTTCATTTTATACTAGACTTTTTCCTTCTCAGAGTCTGCACTTTGTCCACTCCTCTTACAGTATCCACTGGATTTCTCAA GTGCCTGATGGTATAGAGGATAACAAGGGAAGTATTTACGTGTCAAGAACAAGTCCAACAACTGTGGTTAAAGCATATTATGAGCAATATGAAAgagattttgtaacttttcttAAGTATCGTTCAAAGGAATTGGTGAAAGGAGGACGTATGATATTGACAATGCTAGGTAGGAACAATGAAGATCTCTACAGCAAAGGGTGTCACTACGTGTGGGAGCCTCTGGCCATGGCCCTCAAGGAGCTAGCTGCAATG GGTTTAATAGAAGAAGAGAAAGTAAATTCATTCAACATTCCTATATACCATCTATCTCCCGCAGAAGTGAAGTATATAGTTGAAAAGGAGGGATCTTTCACTATTGATGTCTTGGAAACTTCGGAACTTCATATTGATGTTTCTGATGAAACTTGCAGTAATACAGGTCGGTCCGGCGTACAAAGCGATTCGCATTTGTGTAAGGACCGAGAAAAGGCCACACCCCGAGATTGCATCAATAGTGACAATATGGCAAATAGCTTGAGACCCTTGGCTGAGCCTTTGCTTGTCAGCCATTTTGGTACTGAATTGAATATGGATCAAGTGTTCAACAAGTGCAGAGAAATCTTTGTCAATTGCATGGCAAAAGAGAAAACTACATTCACAAATGTCATCATCTCCATGACCAAAAGAAACTAG